The Prionailurus bengalensis isolate Pbe53 chromosome A3, Fcat_Pben_1.1_paternal_pri, whole genome shotgun sequence genome includes a window with the following:
- the LOC122467268 gene encoding activity-dependent neuroprotector homeobox protein isoform X1 encodes MFQLPVNNLGSLRKARKTVKKILSDIGLEYCKEHIEDFKQFEPNDFYLKNTTWEDVGLWDPSLTKNQDYRTKPFCCSACPFSSKFFSAYKSHFRNVHSEDFENRILLNCPYCTFNADKKTLETHIKIFHAPNASAPSSSLSTFKDKSKNDGLKPKQADSVEQAVYYCKKCTYRDPLYEIVRKHIYREHFQHVAAPYIAKAGEKSLNGAVPLGSNAREESSIHCKRCLFMPKSYEALVQHVIEDHERIGYQVTAMIGHTNVVVPRSKPLMLIAPKPQEKKGMGLQSRIGSLASGNVRSLPSQQMVNRLSIPKPNLNSTGVNMMSNVHLQQNNYGVKSVGQGYGVGQSMRLGLGGNAPVSIPQQSQSVKQLLPSGNGRSYGLGSEQRSQAPARYSLQSANASALSSGQLKSPSLSQSQASRVLGQSSSKPTAAATGPPPANTSSTQKWKICTICNELFPENVYSVHFEKEHKAEKVPAVANYIMKIHNFTSKCLYCNRYLPTDTLLNHMLIHGLSCPYCRSTFNDVEKMAAHMRMVHIDEEMGPKTDSTLSFDLTLQQGSHTNIHLLVTTYNLRDAPAESVAYHAQNNPPVPPKPQPKVQEKADIPVKSSPQAAVPYKKDVGKTLCPLCFSILKGPISDALAHHLRERHQVIQTVHPVEKKLTYKCIHCLGVYTSNMTASTITLHLVHCRGVGKTQNGQDKTNAPSRLNQSPGLAPVKRTYEQVEFPLLKKRKLDEDSDSPSFFEEKPEEPVVLALDPKGHEDDSYEARKSFLTKYFNKQPYPTRREIEKLAASLWLWKSDIASHFSNKRKKCVRDCEKYKPGVLLGFNMKELNKVKHEMDFDAEWLFENHDEKDSRVNASKTADKKLSLGKDEDSSSDSFENLEEESNGSGSPFDPVFEVEPKLPNDNPEEHIPKVISEDALESEKLDQKEEDGSKYGTIHLTEEPAKLMHDASDSEVDQDDVVEWKDGASPSESGPGSQQVSDFEDNACEMKPGTWSDESSQSEDARSSKPAAKKKATVQGDREQLKWKNSSYGKVEGFWSKDQSQWKNASENDERLSNPQIEWQNSTIDSEDGEQFDNMTDGVAEPMHGSLAGVKLSSQQA; translated from the exons ATGTTCCAACTTCCTGTCAACAATCTTGGCAGTTTAAGAAAAGCCCggaaaactgtgaaaaaaatacTTAGTGACATTGGGTTGGAATACTGTAAAGAACACATAGAA GATTTTAAACAGTTTGAACCTAAtgacttttatttgaaaaacactaCATGGGAGGATGTAGGACTATGGGACCCTTCACTTACAAAAAATCAG gACTACCGGACAAAACCCTTTTGCTGCAGTGCTTGtccattttcttcaaaatttttctctGCCTACAAAAGTCATTTCCGGAATGTCCATAGCGAAGACTTTGAAAATAGGATTCTCCTTAATTGCCCCTACTGTACCTTCAATGCAGACAAAAAGACTTTGgaaacacacattaaaatatttcatgctccAAACGCCAGCGCACCAAGTAGCAGCCTCAGCACTTtcaaagataaaagcaaaaatgatggCCTTAAACCTAAGCAGGCTGACAGTGTAGAACAAGCTGTTTATTACTGTAAGAAGTGCACTTACCGAGATCCTCTTTATGAAATAGTTAGGAAGCACATTTACAGGGAACATTTTCAGCATGTGGCAGCACCTTACATAGCAAAGGCAGGTGAAAAATCACTCAACGGTGCAGTCCCTTTAGGTTCAAATGCCCGGGAAGAGAGCAGTATTCACTGCAAGCGATGCCTTTTCATGCCAAAGTCCTACGAAGCTTTGGTACAACATGTCATCGAAGACCACGAACGCATAGGCTATCAGGTCACTGCCATGATTGGGCACACAAATGTGGTGGTTCCCCGATCTAAACCTTTGATGCTGATTGCTCCCAAACCTCAAGAGAAGAAGGGCATGGGACTCCAGTCGAGAATTGGTTCCCTTGCTTCTGGAAATGTCCGGTCTTTGCCATCACAGCAGATGGTAAATCGACTCTCAATACCAAAGCCTAACTTAAATTCTACAGGAGTCAACATGATGTCTAATGTTCACCTCCAGCAGAATAACTATGGAGTCAAATCTGTAGGCCAGGGCTATGGCGTTGGTCAGTCAATGAGACTGGGTCTAGGTGGCAACGCACCAGTTTCCATCCCTCAGCAGTCTCAGTCTGTGAAGCAGCTACTTCCAAGTGGAAATGGAAGATCTTATGGGCTTGGGTCAGAGCAGAGGTCCCAGGCACCAGCAAGATACTCCCTGCAGTCTGCTAATGCCTCTGCTCTCTCATCAGGCCAGTTaaagtctccctccctctcccagtcaCAGGCATCCAGAGTATTAGGTCAGTCCAGTTCCAAACCGACTGCAGCTGCCACGGGCCCTCCCCCAGCCAATACTTCCTCAACTCAAAAGTGGAAAATATGTACAATCTGTAACGAGCTTTTTCCTGAAAATGTCTATAGTGTGCACTTCGAAAAAGAACATAAAGCTGAGAAAGTCCCAGCAGTAGCCAACTACATTATGAAAATTCACAATTTTACTAGCAAATGCCTCTACTGTAATCGCTATTTGCCCACAGACACCCTGCTCAACCATATGTTAATTCACGGTCTGTCTTGTCCATATTGCCGTTCAACTTTCAATGATGTGGAAAAGATGGCGGCACACATGCGGATGGTTCACATTGATGAAGAGATGGGACCTAAAACAGATTCTACTTTGAGTTTTGATTTGACATTGCAGCAGGGTAGCCACACTAACATCCATCTCCTTGTAACCACATACAACCTGAGGGATGCCCCAGCCGAATCTGTTGCTTACCACGCCCAAAATAACCCTCCAGTCCCTCCAAAGCCACAGCCAAAAGTTCAGGAAAAGGCAGATATCCCTGTTAAAAGTTCACCTCAAGCAGCAGTGCCCTATAAAAAAGATGTCGGGAAAACCCTTTGCCCTCTTTGCTTTTCAATCCTAAAAGGACCCATATCTGATGCACTTGCACATCACCTACGAGAGAGGCACCAAGTTATTCAGACGGTTCATCCCGTGGAAAAAAAGCTCACCTACAAGTGCATCCATTGCCTTGGTGTGTATACCAGCAACATGACCGCCTCGACTATCACTCTGCATCTCGTTCACTGTAGGGGTGTCGGAAAGACCCAGAACGGCCAGGATAAGACAAACGCACCCTCTCGGCTTAATCAGTCACCAGGCCTAGCACCCGTGAAGCGCACTTACGAGCAAGTGGAATTTCCCTTGCTGAAAAAGCGAAAGTTAGATGAGGATAGCGATTCGCCCAGCTTCTTTGAGGAGAAGCCCGAGGAGCCTGTTGTGTTAGCTTTAGACCCCAAGGGTCACGAAGATGATTCCTACGAAGCCAGGAAAAGCTTCCTGACGAAGTATTTCAACAAACAGCCCTATCCCACCCGGAGAGAAATTGAGAAGCTGGCTGCCAGTTTATGGTTGTGGAAGAGTGACATTGCTTCCCATTTTAGCAACAAGAGGAAGAAGTGTGTCCGAGACTGTGAAAAGTACAAGCCCGGTGTGTTACTGGGCTTCAACATGAAAGAACTAAACAAAGTTAAGCACGAGATGGATTTTGATGCCGAGTGGCTGTTTGAGAATCACGATGAGAAGGATTCCAGAGTGAATGCTAGTAAAACTGCTGACAAAAAGCTCAGCCTTGGGAAGGACGAGGACAGCTCCTCAGACAGTTTTGAAAATTTGGAAGAAGAGTCCAATGGAAGTGGTAGCCCTTTTGACCCTGTGTTTGAAGTTGAGCCTAAACTCCCTAACGATAACCCGGAGGAACACATACCGAAGGTCATTTCTGAGGATGCTTTAGAATCGGAGAAGCTAGACCAAAAAGAGGAGGATGGTTCAAAGTATGGAACTATTCATTTGACTGAGGAACCAGCCAAACTAATGCATGATGCTTCTGACAGTGAGGTTGACCAGGATGATGTTGTTGAGTGGAAAGACGGTGCTTCTCCGTCTGAGAGTGGTCCTGGTTCCCAGCAAGTGTCAGACTTTGAGGACAACGCGTGTGAAATGAAACCAGGAACCTGGTCTGATGAGTCTTCCCAGAGTGAAGATGCAAGAAGCAGTAAGCCAGCTGCCAAAAAAAAGGCTACCGTGCAAGGTGACAGAGAGCAGTTGAAATGGAAGAATAGTTCCTATGGAAAAGTCGAAGGGTTTTGGTCCAAGGACCAGTCACAGTGGAAGAATGCATCTGAAAATGATGAGCGCTTATCTAACCCACAGATTGAGTGGCAGAATAGCACAATTGACAGTGAGGACGGGGAGCAGTTTGACAACATGACTGATGGGGTTGCTGAGCCGATGCACGGCAGCCTCGCCGGAGTTAAACTGAGCAGCCAGCAGGCCTAA
- the LOC122467268 gene encoding activity-dependent neuroprotector homeobox protein isoform X2 encodes MPKSYEALVQHVIEDHERIGYQVTAMIGHTNVVVPRSKPLMLIAPKPQEKKGMGLQSRIGSLASGNVRSLPSQQMVNRLSIPKPNLNSTGVNMMSNVHLQQNNYGVKSVGQGYGVGQSMRLGLGGNAPVSIPQQSQSVKQLLPSGNGRSYGLGSEQRSQAPARYSLQSANASALSSGQLKSPSLSQSQASRVLGQSSSKPTAAATGPPPANTSSTQKWKICTICNELFPENVYSVHFEKEHKAEKVPAVANYIMKIHNFTSKCLYCNRYLPTDTLLNHMLIHGLSCPYCRSTFNDVEKMAAHMRMVHIDEEMGPKTDSTLSFDLTLQQGSHTNIHLLVTTYNLRDAPAESVAYHAQNNPPVPPKPQPKVQEKADIPVKSSPQAAVPYKKDVGKTLCPLCFSILKGPISDALAHHLRERHQVIQTVHPVEKKLTYKCIHCLGVYTSNMTASTITLHLVHCRGVGKTQNGQDKTNAPSRLNQSPGLAPVKRTYEQVEFPLLKKRKLDEDSDSPSFFEEKPEEPVVLALDPKGHEDDSYEARKSFLTKYFNKQPYPTRREIEKLAASLWLWKSDIASHFSNKRKKCVRDCEKYKPGVLLGFNMKELNKVKHEMDFDAEWLFENHDEKDSRVNASKTADKKLSLGKDEDSSSDSFENLEEESNGSGSPFDPVFEVEPKLPNDNPEEHIPKVISEDALESEKLDQKEEDGSKYGTIHLTEEPAKLMHDASDSEVDQDDVVEWKDGASPSESGPGSQQVSDFEDNACEMKPGTWSDESSQSEDARSSKPAAKKKATVQGDREQLKWKNSSYGKVEGFWSKDQSQWKNASENDERLSNPQIEWQNSTIDSEDGEQFDNMTDGVAEPMHGSLAGVKLSSQQA; translated from the coding sequence ATGCCAAAGTCCTACGAAGCTTTGGTACAACATGTCATCGAAGACCACGAACGCATAGGCTATCAGGTCACTGCCATGATTGGGCACACAAATGTGGTGGTTCCCCGATCTAAACCTTTGATGCTGATTGCTCCCAAACCTCAAGAGAAGAAGGGCATGGGACTCCAGTCGAGAATTGGTTCCCTTGCTTCTGGAAATGTCCGGTCTTTGCCATCACAGCAGATGGTAAATCGACTCTCAATACCAAAGCCTAACTTAAATTCTACAGGAGTCAACATGATGTCTAATGTTCACCTCCAGCAGAATAACTATGGAGTCAAATCTGTAGGCCAGGGCTATGGCGTTGGTCAGTCAATGAGACTGGGTCTAGGTGGCAACGCACCAGTTTCCATCCCTCAGCAGTCTCAGTCTGTGAAGCAGCTACTTCCAAGTGGAAATGGAAGATCTTATGGGCTTGGGTCAGAGCAGAGGTCCCAGGCACCAGCAAGATACTCCCTGCAGTCTGCTAATGCCTCTGCTCTCTCATCAGGCCAGTTaaagtctccctccctctcccagtcaCAGGCATCCAGAGTATTAGGTCAGTCCAGTTCCAAACCGACTGCAGCTGCCACGGGCCCTCCCCCAGCCAATACTTCCTCAACTCAAAAGTGGAAAATATGTACAATCTGTAACGAGCTTTTTCCTGAAAATGTCTATAGTGTGCACTTCGAAAAAGAACATAAAGCTGAGAAAGTCCCAGCAGTAGCCAACTACATTATGAAAATTCACAATTTTACTAGCAAATGCCTCTACTGTAATCGCTATTTGCCCACAGACACCCTGCTCAACCATATGTTAATTCACGGTCTGTCTTGTCCATATTGCCGTTCAACTTTCAATGATGTGGAAAAGATGGCGGCACACATGCGGATGGTTCACATTGATGAAGAGATGGGACCTAAAACAGATTCTACTTTGAGTTTTGATTTGACATTGCAGCAGGGTAGCCACACTAACATCCATCTCCTTGTAACCACATACAACCTGAGGGATGCCCCAGCCGAATCTGTTGCTTACCACGCCCAAAATAACCCTCCAGTCCCTCCAAAGCCACAGCCAAAAGTTCAGGAAAAGGCAGATATCCCTGTTAAAAGTTCACCTCAAGCAGCAGTGCCCTATAAAAAAGATGTCGGGAAAACCCTTTGCCCTCTTTGCTTTTCAATCCTAAAAGGACCCATATCTGATGCACTTGCACATCACCTACGAGAGAGGCACCAAGTTATTCAGACGGTTCATCCCGTGGAAAAAAAGCTCACCTACAAGTGCATCCATTGCCTTGGTGTGTATACCAGCAACATGACCGCCTCGACTATCACTCTGCATCTCGTTCACTGTAGGGGTGTCGGAAAGACCCAGAACGGCCAGGATAAGACAAACGCACCCTCTCGGCTTAATCAGTCACCAGGCCTAGCACCCGTGAAGCGCACTTACGAGCAAGTGGAATTTCCCTTGCTGAAAAAGCGAAAGTTAGATGAGGATAGCGATTCGCCCAGCTTCTTTGAGGAGAAGCCCGAGGAGCCTGTTGTGTTAGCTTTAGACCCCAAGGGTCACGAAGATGATTCCTACGAAGCCAGGAAAAGCTTCCTGACGAAGTATTTCAACAAACAGCCCTATCCCACCCGGAGAGAAATTGAGAAGCTGGCTGCCAGTTTATGGTTGTGGAAGAGTGACATTGCTTCCCATTTTAGCAACAAGAGGAAGAAGTGTGTCCGAGACTGTGAAAAGTACAAGCCCGGTGTGTTACTGGGCTTCAACATGAAAGAACTAAACAAAGTTAAGCACGAGATGGATTTTGATGCCGAGTGGCTGTTTGAGAATCACGATGAGAAGGATTCCAGAGTGAATGCTAGTAAAACTGCTGACAAAAAGCTCAGCCTTGGGAAGGACGAGGACAGCTCCTCAGACAGTTTTGAAAATTTGGAAGAAGAGTCCAATGGAAGTGGTAGCCCTTTTGACCCTGTGTTTGAAGTTGAGCCTAAACTCCCTAACGATAACCCGGAGGAACACATACCGAAGGTCATTTCTGAGGATGCTTTAGAATCGGAGAAGCTAGACCAAAAAGAGGAGGATGGTTCAAAGTATGGAACTATTCATTTGACTGAGGAACCAGCCAAACTAATGCATGATGCTTCTGACAGTGAGGTTGACCAGGATGATGTTGTTGAGTGGAAAGACGGTGCTTCTCCGTCTGAGAGTGGTCCTGGTTCCCAGCAAGTGTCAGACTTTGAGGACAACGCGTGTGAAATGAAACCAGGAACCTGGTCTGATGAGTCTTCCCAGAGTGAAGATGCAAGAAGCAGTAAGCCAGCTGCCAAAAAAAAGGCTACCGTGCAAGGTGACAGAGAGCAGTTGAAATGGAAGAATAGTTCCTATGGAAAAGTCGAAGGGTTTTGGTCCAAGGACCAGTCACAGTGGAAGAATGCATCTGAAAATGATGAGCGCTTATCTAACCCACAGATTGAGTGGCAGAATAGCACAATTGACAGTGAGGACGGGGAGCAGTTTGACAACATGACTGATGGGGTTGCTGAGCCGATGCACGGCAGCCTCGCCGGAGTTAAACTGAGCAGCCAGCAGGCCTAA